The genomic interval GTTCTTGAAATCGCCCATGAGCGGGACATAGGTAGCTCTGATGCGCTTGCGGGCTGCAATCAGGTTTTCCTCGATTTCATTCTGGTCCAGAACCTTGCCGCTGATGTCCAGGGCATGGAAGATAGTCAGGTCGCAGTCGAGTTCGCGGGCAGTGGAGAGTGCGAATTTGAATGCGCTCTCAGCCTGCTTGGAGAAGTCGGTACCAAAAAGGATATTTGAGAACCCGCCCCAGTAGGATGCGGATTCGCGGTGTATGGAAAGGACCGGGCAGCGGGCGGCTTTGGCCACCTTCTGCAGGGTGCTTCCGGGATAGCCCTTGTGAAAGGAAGCGTTTTCCCCGGAGCTGGCAGCCATGACCACGAGGTCGCTGTCTGCCTTGCGGGCTTCACGCAGGATTTCACGGGCGGGTACACCGGTTGTCAGAACGATCTTGGCGTTGTCAGCTCCTTCGAACTGCTTGGCAAAGGTGGTCTTGAGTTCTTCTTCGACCCAGCTGAGATATTCTTCGTCAATCTCAACCTCTTCACCGGTACGCACATCGTTGACAACGTGGGAGAATGCCTTGGTGGGCACACCCACAACATGGAAGATGGTTACTTCAGAATCGTAGCGTTTCGCCATGTCGAATGCTACGCGGGCGGCACCGAAGCTCGCGGGGGAGCCGGTGGTCGCCAAAAGGATTTTTTTAAACATGTGACACCTCGTTCGTTGCGGACAATATCAGATCACCTGTCAAAGAGACGGGTGTTACTACCATTCGACACGCATGCCTTCAGGAATATCGAGCATACCGATAATCAGAGGCTTGAGGAAGGACCAGCGGATGCCGATTTCATATTCCTCTTCAAGGTCACGGATGGCGTCCCAGCAGTTGTGGCAGGGCGCGATGACCAGCTTACACCCGGTATCGAGGATCTGGTCCATCTTTTTGCGCAGGGCCACGTTACGCTGTTCACGGTAGAGGCCGATTCCGTTGAATCCGCCACCGCCGCCGCAGCAGTAGTTGTGTTCCTTATTGGGAGCCATTTCAACGAAGTAGCCCGGCTCAACAATATAGCTGAGGATTTCGCGGGTTACATCCTTGAGACCCTGGTTACGCACGTAGTTACAGGAATCCTGCAAAGTTACAGGCTCTTTGATGCGTTTTGCGGGGTCGATCTTGAGCTTGCCTTCACGCAGTGCTTCAGCCAGCCATTCAACATAGTGAATGTAGGGCTTGGGCGGAAGACCGTCTTTACGTCCGGCCCAGTAGGGGCCTTCGATGACGGTGGCACGGTGGGCGTGGCCGCACTCGGTTCCGGTTACCCGGGCCGGGTTGAGCCGCTCAATGGCGTCGTATACGTGGTTGACGTTGTCCTTGCAGCATTCCCAGTCACCTGCAAACATGGAGAGCGAGGTCTGTTCCCAGCCTTCGGAAGGCACGGTCCAGTTGGTTCCCGCCACGTGGAAGAGTACCGCAGCTTCTGCGAGATCTTCCGGGTAGTGCTTGGGCTCACGGGCGTTACAGGTGTACATGATCTCGGCGTCCTGCTTGTCAACCGGGATGGTCAGGCCGGGCCATTCTTCCTCGGTCTCTTCGGCCATCCATTCACATGTTTCAACCCAGTCCTCGGTGGTTACGTCCATCTGTGCGCGGTATACGCGGTGCATGCCGGAACCGATCTTCAGTTCCCACGGAACGAATCCCTGAGAGTAGAGGAGTCCGCGCAGATAGGAGAACATCACACCCATGTCGATACCGTGGGGGCAGTACATGCCGCAGCGGTTACAGCAGGTGCACTGGGACCATGCGATCTTCATGCATTTGCGCATGAATTCGTTGTCCACCTGTCCTTTCTTCTTGACGATGTGTCCGAGGGTGGACTGAATCTTATAAGAAGGAACCTGCTCGGGTACGCAGTCGTTTACCTGATAGAGGAAACAGCTGTCCGCACACATGCCGCAGTGGGCACATATTTCGAGCCAGGTTTTAATTCTGGATTTCATGGTTTTCTGGATGGTGGCCCACAGAGCGTTGGTATCCACATCCAGCTCTTGCATTTCAGCGTAGTAT from Desulfovibrio sp. JC010 carries:
- a CDS encoding universal stress protein; this encodes MFKKILLATTGSPASFGAARVAFDMAKRYDSEVTIFHVVGVPTKAFSHVVNDVRTGEEVEIDEEYLSWVEEELKTTFAKQFEGADNAKIVLTTGVPAREILREARKADSDLVVMAASSGENASFHKGYPGSTLQKVAKAARCPVLSIHRESASYWGGFSNILFGTDFSKQAESAFKFALSTARELDCDLTIFHALDISGKVLDQNEIEENLIAARKRIRATYVPLMGDFKNYDIEVWEGTPYVEIVKLAREKSVDLICLAHHTNELDPERARIGSTVEQVILRANCPVVSVSKPDKV
- the hmcF gene encoding sulfate respiration complex iron-sulfur protein HmcF: MPQGKLCNRQPINTDEQLKLTLSDKSGKQYYAEMQELDVDTNALWATIQKTMKSRIKTWLEICAHCGMCADSCFLYQVNDCVPEQVPSYKIQSTLGHIVKKKGQVDNEFMRKCMKIAWSQCTCCNRCGMYCPHGIDMGVMFSYLRGLLYSQGFVPWELKIGSGMHRVYRAQMDVTTEDWVETCEWMAEETEEEWPGLTIPVDKQDAEIMYTCNAREPKHYPEDLAEAAVLFHVAGTNWTVPSEGWEQTSLSMFAGDWECCKDNVNHVYDAIERLNPARVTGTECGHAHRATVIEGPYWAGRKDGLPPKPYIHYVEWLAEALREGKLKIDPAKRIKEPVTLQDSCNYVRNQGLKDVTREILSYIVEPGYFVEMAPNKEHNYCCGGGGGFNGIGLYREQRNVALRKKMDQILDTGCKLVIAPCHNCWDAIRDLEEEYEIGIRWSFLKPLIIGMLDIPEGMRVEW